The Gemmatimonadaceae bacterium DNA segment GACTTCGTGTCGATGCTCGTCGAGCGGCTGGTGCCGCCGCCGGGTGCCGCGCGTGCCCCTGACGATGCCGACGACTGAGACTCGCGGCCACCTGCTGGTGGTGGAAGATGACCCCGCCGTGGCGCGGGTCATCTCGACCATCCTCACGCGCGATGGCTTCAGCGTCGTGACGGCCCTCTCGGGCACGGACGCGATGCAGTTGCTCGACGAACGCTTCGACGCGATGGTCCTGGACCTGCGGCTGCCCGGGATGCGCGGCGATGCCTTCTACTACGCTGCCACGGCGCGCCAGCCCTGGCTCACGACCCGCGTGCTCTTCCTCTCCGGCTATATCGATGAAACAGCCGAGATGATCATCGCCGAGACCGGCTGCCGTGGGATGCAGAAGCCCTTCGAGATCCCGCTGTTCCTCGAGGCGATGCGGGCGATGGCGCCGGTGCGCCGTGCCACGCCGCTGCCGCGCGTCGGTTAGGCGCGCCAGTTCTTCAGCGTCGCCAGCGCCGACGCCAACGCGTCCTTCTCGCGGGCATCGGTGGCGGTAGCCATCAACAACTCGTAGGTGCCGATGGCGAGCTTCAGCGCGACCGGATCGTTCTCGGCGCTGGCGACGCTGGCGGCATTGTCGGCCATCGCGGCGTGGGCCAGCTTGTCCTCCGGGAAGCGCGTGGCCACCTGCTGCCAGCGAGTCATCCGCCCGCGCGCTGACGACTCGGTGAGCGCCCAAAGGTGCCAGGCGGCGCGATTCTGCGGATCGGCCGCCAATGCACGGCCGGCAATCTCCCCGACCACATCCGGCCCACGGCCCGTCAGCCAGTAGGCGTTGGCGAGGGCGACCAGGGCCTCGGCGTTCTCGGGGTCGCGCTCGACCACCCGCTCGTAAACCGGGCCGGCCACCTCGTGCAGCTCGCGGTATGGCTCCACCGCCGCGACCAGCACCGCGGTGGAGGCCGTCGCGGCACACACCGCGTCAAGCGCGGCGAGCAACTTGGCGATATCTCCATCGTGCCGATATGCTTTCACCGCGACCGCGACGGCGGCGCGCGCATCCTGCGTAGATTGGACCATACCCTAAAGTTATCGGACCCCCTTGCGCTCGGCACCGGAGACGGCGTGGAAGGAACCCCCAAGAAGTCCCTGCAGCACACGCTCAACAACCCGCTGGCGGGCCTGCTCGCGGAGCTCCAACTGCTGGAGATGGAAGACCTTCCCGATGGGCACCGGGCGGCCGTGGAGCGCTGCGTGGCCCTCACCCGGCGGCTCGTGGAGATTGTCCGGAACGAGGTGCCGCCCGAGCTGTAGCGCAATACCACGAACCCCCCTGCGGGCCAGAGGGTTGCCAAACAGGACCTGAACCCGCATACTGAATCAACCGCCCGTCGCGGTGAGGCCCTTTGCCCACCCGGACGGCCGCGCTCTCAAACGCTCCCCCGTCGCGCCCATCGCGCGACGTCCCTCGGCCAGATGTGCCGGGATTCGGCTGGAATGCGTCGGGACGCATTGCTTACATCACATCGCTGGCCCGCGGGAATAGCTCCGCAACGACCCTTTAGTGGTCCTACACCCCTCTGAATGACAGATAGTCCCCGTACTCCCCGTCGCGGGCGCGGCCGTCCGCGCCGCGGCGCCGCGCCGGATGTCCCCTCGGACGCCGATCCGTACCTCGAGTCCAGCGGCGCCGAGCAGGACGCCTCCTCCCCGTCCGCCGATCGCAGTGAAGCGTCGCCGCGTGAGGCGACGCCGCGCGAGGCGGCCCCCTCGGACAACGGCCACGACGCGCCCAGTGGCGACGCTGCCGCCGAGCGCGCCGACGGAGAGGCCAACGGCCGCGAGGGTCGTCCGTGGCAGGACCGCGGTGACCGTGGCGACCGCCCGGAACGCGGAGGCCGAGGGCGACGCGGCCGGCGCCAGCGCGGACGGGGGCGTGGACGCGATCGTGGCGATCGCCCCGATCGTCCGGACCGGCGAGACCGCCAGCCCAACGGCAACGACGGGCGCGAGTTCGACAGCACGCCCCCAGTCATCCTGGTGGTGGATGGCGAGACCAGCGGGTGGTTTGACCCCGCGCGTGACGCCGGATTCATCCGCCGCGCCGAGTTCAGCTACCTGAACGAAGCCGGCGACGCTTGGGTCCCGCAGCACCTGGTGAAGCAGTACGGCCTGCGCCGCGGCGACCTGATCGAGGCCCGCACCGGCCGCGATGCGCGAGGCCGACTCGCCGTCGCCGAGATCGTGAGCATCAACGGCGGCGAGCCGGTCGAAGGGCAGAAGCGCCCCGAGTTCCAGACGCTCACCGCCTCGTATCCGGATCGGCGCCTGACGCTGGAGACCGGACGGCCGGCCAAGGGAGGCCCCGAACTCACGCGCCGCGCCATCGACCTCATCGCCCCGATCGGCTTCGGCCAGCGCGCCCTGATCGTGGCCCCGGCCCGCGCCGGCAAGACGATGCTGATGCACGCCATCACCGAAGGCATCGCCATCAACCATCCGACGGCCACGCTGCTGATCCTCCTCGTGGACGAGCGGCCGGAAGAAGTCAGCGAAGCCATCTCCTGGGGCGTGGGCGAAGTGGTCGCCAGCTCCTTCGACCAGCCGGCCAAGCGGCACGTCGAAGTCGTGGAGATGGTGATCGAGCGGTCGCGACGCCTCGTCGAGCAGGGCAAGGACGTGATTATCGTGCTCGACTCGCTGACGCGAATGGCGCGCGCCTTCAACACCGCCGAGCGCGGCACCGGCCGGACGCTCTCCGGCGGCCTCGACACCTCGGCGATGGCCAAGCCCAAGGCCTTCTTCGGCTCGGCGCGCAACATCCTCCCGCAGCACGGCGGCGGCTCGCTGACGATCATCGCCACCGCGCTGGTGGAGACCGGCTCGCGGATGGACGACGTGATCTTCGAGGAGTTCAAGGGCACGGGCAACTGCG contains these protein-coding regions:
- the rho gene encoding transcription termination factor Rho; amino-acid sequence: MTDSPRTPRRGRGRPRRGAAPDVPSDADPYLESSGAEQDASSPSADRSEASPREATPREAAPSDNGHDAPSGDAAAERADGEANGREGRPWQDRGDRGDRPERGGRGRRGRRQRGRGRGRDRGDRPDRPDRRDRQPNGNDGREFDSTPPVILVVDGETSGWFDPARDAGFIRRAEFSYLNEAGDAWVPQHLVKQYGLRRGDLIEARTGRDARGRLAVAEIVSINGGEPVEGQKRPEFQTLTASYPDRRLTLETGRPAKGGPELTRRAIDLIAPIGFGQRALIVAPARAGKTMLMHAITEGIAINHPTATLLILLVDERPEEVSEAISWGVGEVVASSFDQPAKRHVEVVEMVIERSRRLVEQGKDVIIVLDSLTRMARAFNTAERGTGRTLSGGLDTSAMAKPKAFFGSARNILPQHGGGSLTIIATALVETGSRMDDVIFEEFKGTGNCEIKLDRSLAEKRIFPAFDIATSGTRREEKLYKVEQIDAIYTLRRGLQQMPPQAAMEWLIKRIAGTTSNDALLAGL
- a CDS encoding response regulator transcription factor, which translates into the protein MPTTETRGHLLVVEDDPAVARVISTILTRDGFSVVTALSGTDAMQLLDERFDAMVLDLRLPGMRGDAFYYAATARQPWLTTRVLFLSGYIDETAEMIIAETGCRGMQKPFEIPLFLEAMRAMAPVRRATPLPRVG